A single Drechmeria coniospora strain ARSEF 6962 chromosome 03, whole genome shotgun sequence DNA region contains:
- a CDS encoding ubiquionol cytochrome C reductase hinge protein has translation MGIWDAFSEIVEAVTPWSVVEAEAPAEEPKADETEAKGDEKSAADDEAEATEDGEEEEEEEDDEEEIVDPKDTLEEECKNSAQCAPAKHHFDDCVERVQQQESEGEAKEDCVEEFFHLAHCATACAAPKLWSKLK, from the exons ATGGGTATATGGGACGCCTTTTCCGAAATTGTCGAGGCAGTGACTCCATGGAGCGTCGTGGAGGCTGAGGccccggccgaggagcccaag GCTGACGAGaccgaggccaagggcgaCGAAAAGTCAGCCGctgacgacgaagccgaagccaccgaggacggggaggaggaagaggaggaggaggatgacgaggaggagattgTCGACCCCAAGGATACACTCGAAGAAG AGTGCAAGAATTCTGCTCAATGCGCCCCCGCCAAGCACCACTTTGACGATTGTGTCGAGCGTGTCCAGCAGCAGGAGAGTGAGGGTGAGGCCAAGGAGGACTGCGTCGAAGAAT TCTTCCATCTGGCCCACTGCGCAACCGCCTGTGCGGCCCCGAAGCTGTGGTCGAAGCTGAAGTAG
- a CDS encoding 3-ketosteroid reductase — MGAETAVTAPWDSVPAHEQLFVLITGANSGVGLGTAQRLIDEFLATRSLDSHLVLLPTTRSASKSLHTIREIRSYAQRAAQTNARGGESWQRTVGRIHVLSLTVDLCDLRSVRRLADKLTNGTVGNPPGLEGEYLNRVRVPRLDSVVCNAAFGGWTGVDYPAAVWSMLTKGLLQSVTWPTFKNALPTCILNERESLGYIRPPLTQPAAPLLGEVFTACVFGHYMLAHQLLPLLSRSQSSPVAPGRIIWSSSLEAVADVFTPDDLQGFNRPAAYESAKRLTDILALTYSLPSVRPLSSRWAAVADGDEKEKRKGKAKEKERLVVAPKMYVTHPGIVASTLFPVPWFLFWAYELTLVLSRWLGSPWHTVDGYTGAKAAVWVALEDQDALDSSHADRIKWGSTSDRRLRVDVKPTEVEGWGWQGKVEDPEADTALGVLHKTKGRKNGAAQVMEEDIVRFEELGTRCWKAMEELRGTWEDIVKKDG; from the exons ATGGGCGCAGAAACAGCAGTGACGGCGCCGTGGGACTCTGTCCCGGCGCACGAGCAACTCTTCGTCCTCATCACGGGCGCGAACAG CGGCGTCGGTCTCGGTACCGCTCAGCGCCTGATCGACGAGTTCTTGGCCACGCGGTCCCTCGACTCGCACCTCGTGCtcctgccgacgacgcggtcGGCGTCCAAGTCGCTCCATACGATTCGCGAGATTCGATCTTACGCTCAGCGAGCCGCCCAGACGAACGCCCGCGGCGGTGAGTCGTGGCAGCGCACCGTTGGACGGATCCACGTCCTCAGCTTGACGGTGGACCTCTGTGACCTGCGATCGGTGAGGCGGCTTGCCGACAAGCTGACgaacggcaccgtcggcaacCCGCcaggcctcgagggcgagtATCTCAATCGTGTACGGGTGCCGCGGCTGGACAGCGTCGTCTGCAACGCTGCTTTTGGTGGCTGGACCGGCGTCGACTACCCTGCTGCCGTGTGGTCCATGCTCACCAAGGGCTTGCTGCAGTCGGTGACGTGGCCGACGTTCAAGAATGCGCTGCCGACGTGCATCCTCAACGAACGCGAGAGCCTCGGATAC ATCCGTCCGCCCCTGACACAGCCGGCCGCCCCTCTCCTCGGCGAAGTCTTCACCGCCTGCGTCTTCGGACACTACATGCTCGCCCACCAGCTGCTACCGTTGCTCAGCCGGTCTCAGTCCTCGCCCGTCGCGCCCGGTCGCATCATATGGTCGTCGAgtctcgaggccgtcgccgacgtcttcACCCCCGATGACCTGCAAGGCTTCAACCGCCCCGCCGCGTACGAGTCGGCCAAGCGGCTCACCGACATCCTCGCCCTGACCTACTCGCTGCCTTCTGTGCGGCCCCTCTCCTCCCGctgggccgccgtcgccgatggggacgagaaggagaagaggaAGGGCAAGGCAAAAGAGAAGGAGAGGCTCGTGGTGGCGCCCAAAATGTACGTCACGCACCCGGGCATCGTCGCGAGTACCCTCTTCCCCGTTCCCTGGTTCCTCTTCTGGGCCTACGAGCTCACCCTGGTCCTCTCTCGCTGGCTCGGCTCCCCCTGGCACACGGTAGATGGGTACACGGGGGCCAAGGCTGCCGTCTGGGTCGCACTCGAGGACCAAGATGCACTCGATAGCAGCCACGCGGACCGCATAAAATGGGGCAGCACCTCGGACCGCCGCCTGCGAGTTGATGTGAAGCcgaccgaggtcgagggcTGGGGTTGGCAGGGCAAGGTCGAGGATCCCGAAGCCGACACTGCGTTGGGTGTGCTGCACAAGACCAAGGGACGCAAGAATGGCGCCGCCCAAGTGATGGAGGAAGACATCGTACGGTTCGAGGAGTTGGGCACGCGGTGTTGGAAGGCCATGGAGGAGCTGAGAGGCACGTGGGAGGATATTGTGAAAAAGGATGGGTAA
- a CDS encoding WW-domain-binding protein gives MMDNPHDYLMAGQSSSRRTVDPDNADSWVMLNQSGFVKLGNERVLLKLESRISCDLSVPQELRARCTSFQRKSDKGTLFLTNKRIVYLPSKPTQEPKFESFSAPILKFQDSSTSTSMWWGWVWKSDCIPVSGGGIPPDLPRIEVKFTFSDGGMTDFNEAYIRLRERLFQYQEMRREMGPGADIPDEPLPAYEAQGGHAAEPAAAPAVSRSNRPDSSSSRRAPDEPPPDYDEAQAQQLSNRLEDHIRHRVDRGEQEE, from the exons ATGATGGACAACCCTCATGACTATCTGATGGCGGGCCAAAGCTCCTCCCGCCGAACCGTTGATCCTGACAATGCCGATAGCTGGGTCATGCTCAACCAGAGCGGCTTCGTCAAGCTGGGAAACGAACGCGTCCTCCTCAAGCTCGAGTCGAGAATATCCTGCGACCTGTCGGTCCCCCAAGAACTCCGCGCCCGCTGCACTTCATTCCAGCGCAAGAGCGACAAGGGCACCCTGTTCCTCACCAACAAACGA ATCGTCTATCTCCCCTCCAAGCCGACGCAAGAACCCAAGTTCGAGTCGTTCAGCGCGCCCATTCTCAAGTTCCAGGactcgagcacctcgacgtcgatgtGGTGGGGTTGGGTGTGGAAGTCGGACTGCATACCAGtgtccggcggcggcatcccgCCCGACCTGCCTCGAATCGAGGTGAAATTCACCTTttccgacggcggcatgacCGACTTTAACGAGGCCTACATCCGCCTCCGGGAGCGCCTTTTCCAGTACCAGGAAATGCGGAGGGAAATGGGACCCGGCGCCGACATTCCCGATGAGCCCCTACCCGCATACGAGGCCCAAGGTGgccacgccgccgagcccgccgccgcaccggCGGTGTCTCGAAGTAACCGCCCGGATAGCTCTTCCAGCCGAAGGGCACCTGACGAACCCCCACCTGACTACGACGAAGCCCAGGCACAGCAATTGAGCAACCGGCTCGAGGATCACATCCGACATAGAGTGGACAGAGGCGAACAAGAAGAGTGA
- a CDS encoding Major Facilitator Superfamily protein, which yields MKAGGSSGAGGEPQPDERYWRSSKLGSLDFSLHDRTGADDVVDGIAGRLSHGTPVVYRTYKRRWFGLVQLALMNIVVSWDWLTFAPVADKSAVYYGVTKSTINWISTAFFLAFVAMFPVTIAVLHRGPKLSFMVAAVLLLIGNWVRYAGSSSAAGGHIAPVMVGEILIGFAQPFVLAAPTRYSDLWFTNRGRVAATAVASLANPLGGALGQLINPLWVQNPADISRMVLYVSIISTVCSLPAFLIPAAPPTPVGPSSVTPKLSLHESVGAVIRSLELWLILIPFFVFVGFFNTISSLLSQMMTPYGFTDDEAGIGGGILILVGLIAAAITSPILDRTKQFILAIKVLIPIIGFCYLAFIWMPETRAVVGPYVVLGILGAASFSVVPVALELLIEMSHPLSPEVTSTIAWAGGQLFGAIFVIICDALADDEDGDPPNNMKRALVFQAVIAMVVCWVPLFLGMFGRKDRLVLRRVRSDEQNR from the exons ATGaaggccggcggcagcagcggtgcaggcggcgagccgcAGCCCGACGAACGATATTGGCGCAGCAGCAAGCTTGGCTCCCTGGACTTCTCCTTGCACGATCGGACGGGAGCCgatgatgtcgtcgacggaatCGCTGGCCGCCTTTCCCACGGCACTCCCGTCGTCTATCGCACCTACAAGAGGCGCTGGTTCGGCCTCGTTCAGCTGGCCCTCATGAACATTGTCGTCTCTTGGGAT TGGTTGACCTTTGCCCCCGTCGCCGATAAATCGGCCGTCTACTACGGCGTCACCAAGTCCACCATCAACTGGATCAGCaccgccttcttcctcgccttcgtcgccaTGTTCCCCGTCACCATCGCCGTTCTCCACCGCGGCCCCAAGCTTTCCTTCATGGTCGCTGCCGTCCTGCTCCTCATTGGAAATTGGGTTCGCTACGCCGgttcctcgagcgccgccggcggccacaTTGCCCCCGTCATGGTGGGCGAGATCCTCATCGGCTTCGCCCAacccttcgtcctcgccgcccccaCGCGCTACTCGGACCTTTGGTTCACCaaccgaggacgagtcgccgccacggccgtgGCCAGTCTCGCGAACCCCCTCGGCGGTGCTCTAGGCCAGCTCATCAACCCGCTCTGGGTGCAGAATCCGGCCGACATCTCCAGGATGGTGCTCTACGTTTCCATCATC TCGACCGTTTGCAGTCTACCCGCTTTCCTCATccccgccgcgccgcccacGCCCGTCGGCCCGTCCTCGGTGACGCCCAAGCTCAGCCTTCACGAatccgtcggcgccgtcatccGCTCTCTCGAGCTGTGGCTCATCCTCATCCctttcttcgtcttcgtcggcttCTTCAACACCATCTCCTCCCTCCTGAGCCAGATGATGACCCCCTACGGcttcaccgacgacgaggccggcatcggcggcggcattcTTATTCTTGTCggcctcatcgccgccgccatcaccTCCCCCATTCTCGACCGGACCAAACAGttcatcctcgccatcaaGGTTCTCATCCCCATCATCGGCTTCTGCTACCTCGCCTTCATATGGATGCCCGAGACACGCGCCGTCGTGGGTCCCTATGTCGttctcggcatcctcggcgcagcctccttttccgtcgtccccgtcgccctcgagcttctcATCGAGATGAGCCACCCGCTCAGCCCCGAAGTCACGTCCACCATTGCCTGGGCCGGTGGGCAGCTTTTTGGTGCCATATTCGTCATCATCTGCGAcgctctcgccgacgatgaggacgGCGACCCGCCCAACAACATGAAGcgcgccctcgtcttccaagccgtcatcgccatggtCGTCTGCTGGGTGCCCTTGTTCCTCGGCATGTTTGGCCGCAAGGATAGACTCGTCTTGCGCCGTGTCAGGTCGGATGAGCAGAATAGGTAG
- a CDS encoding RNA binding effector protein (RNA binding effector protein Scp160), giving the protein MASGNPSSSGDKTNGAGESAAQKLLQMHAESSHRPTVEDIPDEDGPKPTNVSASWVAPMSAKASGAQRESQGSKKPLDTQSHELFPELGASKGKSANVAPIWGAKSLAGGKSNGNTSNGNTPNGNSRSSTPASGFATPSAQGSAPAMFIPGRNVESVTLEPQFIVPRGQLKRPIPDILKDINRKSRANITMATASNGRLKFDATGPQDVAQQALKDLVQQIGIKTTIKVPIPHSARAHIIGKGGSVIKSLQEKTGARIQVPKVEESRMIDDDDDATIDVVVDGNALSAASARNEILKIAGERSSNMQTKVRGIPTAFYPFIAGPSNSLVQELEDGNGVQIRVPPHQAFLRVPAPTCPVPGQRPVFHPAGAEDDHIQIAGDRAAVQKVRAEIERQASELHKQLEAEQLSIQRGRHQFIIGSCGVPSDEFFAETGCAVLLPSEEDDDMITVIGPAERVQAGLEKAMDLAMGMQMSNIDIARFHRTAPSGAAAHAANVTRYLRQRKEIERLEKLYHTHINTPCSQDGALPWELYSREGKNAIRAQSEITGIINGHPPSRMQTVPIDSFFHQHLRTDITPKIKKNYGVHVIVPEASEPEAPVLLVYEGPDSANGPYQVPRTKPSESEIRAFKQGLEDAQRHILELINKQEALTSKSLDVPFKFHERLRRFIKKEQESRSSDQIPVRVTKVGTTITLRGPISAVQSLVAKAEAFVEQEKQDEKERGFTLTFDFPQKYANHLIGKGGSNIKELRDRFDVEIQVQDGKVELKGPKAKAESARSYITNLGRTLADETSHVLKIDPKYHRELIGAQGSQINRLQTRYKVLIFFPRSAKNVSDDQSNEDAASETGKPRRQQAPDEVFIRGPKRGADEARDELFSLHKYLEEHSVTATVAVQQKQVGSLIGQGGAALDELRQLTGARIDVPQDRDTEIVEILIKGTSSQVAQARKILEEKRAVFDDTVTQSIDVDKKHHKALIGSGGSTLREIVVGAGGSDDRRSLARTIQFPKQDADGNTVKIEGRTDVVQKIVKRIQEIVTERESQVTETIEVPVDNHRSLIGRGGDVKRQIEAQFSVTVDVPRQGEGKTGVKVTGRPENVAKAKEHIAGIIKQQKGETIQLPRSVHHVVSNNGQLFRQLRNNYQVTVDHAGQQTPRKPESSTRAINETLPLITDDDDAAADAHSWKVVKTASAEEGDIPWVLRGTPENVAKAKEMIQKALEQAQNNDSTGYLVLPDPKTYRFVIGPSGSKVNSIRQQSGCRIQVPRDQARDEAIEIFGSQDGVNQAKDLILEAIREALSKPRE; this is encoded by the exons ATGGCTTCCGGAAATCCGTCGTCCAGCGGAGACAAAACCAATGGTGCGGGAGAGTCTGCTGCCCAGAAGCTTCTGCAGATGCACGCCGAGAGTTCGCACCGGCCAACGGTCGAGGACATTCCTGACGAGGATGGGCCTAAGCCCACCAACGTTTCTGCCTCGTGGGTCGCTCCTATGAGCGCAAAGGCCTCCGGCGCGCAAAGGGAGTCCCAGGGTTCGAAAAAGCCTCTCGACACCCAGTCGCACGAGCTCTTCCCAGAGCTTGGTGCCTCGAAGGGTAAAAGTGCCAACGTCGCTCCTATCTGGGGTGCGAAAAGCCTTGCTGGTGGGAAATCGAACGGCAATACCTCGAACGGAAATACTCCCAACGGCAACTCGAGGTCGTCTACTCCCGCCTCTGGTTTCGCCACGCCCTCCGCTCAAGGAAGCGCTCCCGCCATGTTCATCCCTGGTCGCAATGTCGAGTCAGTCACTCTGGAGCCACAGTTCATTGTACCCCGCGGCCAGCTGAAGCGCCCAATCCCGGACATCTTGAAGGACATCAATCGCAAATCTCGAGCCAACATCACAATGGCCACGGCCTCCAATGGACGTCTTAAATTCGATGCCACCGGCCCTCAGGACGTCGCTCAACAGGCACTCAAGGACTTGGTTCAGCAAATCGGAATCAAG ACCACCATCAAAGTCCCCATCCCACACAGCGCAAGAGCCCACATCATTGGAAAGGGCGGTTCCGTCATCAAGAGCCTCCAGGAGAAGACGGGAGCCAGGATTCAAGTTCCAAAGGTCGAGGAGAGCCGAAtgatcgacgacgacgatgacgccacCATTGACGTCGTagtcgacggcaacgcgTTGTCTGCTGCTTCTGCCCGAAACGAGATACTGAAGATTGCGGGCGAACGGTCGTCCAACATGCAGACAAAGGTTCGCGGCATCCCGACCGCTTTCTATCCCTTCATCGCCGGCCCGAGCAACTCTCTAGTTCAAGAACTTGAGGACGGCAACGGAGTTCAAATCCGCGTGCCTCCTCATCAGGCCTTCTTGCGTGTTCCCGCACCCACTTGTCCCGTGCCTGGTCAGCGGCCCGTCTTCCACcctgccggcgccgaagacgacCACATTCAGATTGCAGGTGACAGGGCCGCAGTGCAAAAGGTTCGGGCCGAGATTGAGCGTCAAGCGTCCGAGCTCCACAAACAGCTTGAGGCGGAACAGCTTTCCATTCAGAGGGGCCGTCATCAGTTCATTATCGGCAGCTGCGGTGTCCCGTCTGACGAATTCTTTGCCGAGACTGGATGTGCTGTTTTGTTGCCCTCGGAAGAAGACGATGATATGATCACCGTCATCGGTCCAGCCGAACGTGTCCAGGCCGGTCTCGAAAAGGCGATGGATCTCGCCATGGGTATGCAAATGTCGAACATTGATATCGCGAGATTCCACCGCACTGCTCCTTCGGGAGCCGCTGCTCACGCCGCCAACGTCACGCGATATCTGCGTCAGCGCAAGGAGATTGAGCGCCTCGAGAAGCTTTATCACACGCACATCAACACGCCTTGTTCCCAAGATGGTGCCTTGCCATGGGAGCTGTATTCCCGAGAGGGCAAGAATGCCATCCGGGCTCAATCGGAGATCACGGGGATTATCAACGGCCACCCTCCATCCAGGATGCAGACTGTTCCCATCGATTCCTTCTTCCATCAGCATCTGCGCACTGACATTACGCCGAAGATCAAGAAGAACTATGGCGTTCACGTCATCGTGCCCGAGGCTTCCGAGCCGGAAGCTCCCGTCTTGTTGGTTTATGAGGGACCGGATTCCGCAAATGGCCCGTACCAGGTTCCCCGTACCAAGCCGTCGGAGTCTGAGATTCGCGCATTCAAGCAGGGTCTCGAGGATGCGCAGAGGCACATCCTCGAGCTCATCAACAAGCAGGAGGCGCTCACAAGCAAGTCCCTGGATGTTCCCTTCAAGTTCCACGAGAGGCTTCGTCGTTTCATCAAGAAGGAGCAGGAAAGCCGCTCCTCGGACCAGATCCCCGTCAGGGTGACCAAGGTCGGCACCACCATTACGCTCCGCGGGCCGATCTCCGCCGTGCAATCTCTCGTCGCCAAGGCAGAGGCGTTTGTGGAGCAGGAGAAGCAGGATGAGAAGGAACGCGGCTTCACGTTGACGTTTGACTTCCCCCAGAAGTATGCGAACCACCTGATCGGCAAGGGTGGCAGCAACATCAAGGAACTCCGTGACCgcttcgacgtcgagatACAGGTTCAGGACGGCAAGGTAGAGCTCAAGGGtcccaaggccaaggccgagtcGGCAAGGTCCTACATCACGAATCTTGGCCGAACCCTGGCGGATGAGACGTCGCACGTGCTCAAGATCGACCCCAAGTATCATAGAGAGCTCATTGGGGCTCAAGGCAGCCAGATCAACCGGCTGCAGACACGGTACAAGGTCCTCATTTTCTTCCCGCGGTCTGCCAAGAACGTCAGCGACGACCAATCCAACGAAGATGCGGCTAGCGAGACCGGCAAACCCCGCAGGCAGCAAGCTCCCGACGAGGTCTTCATTCGCGGTCCCAAAAGGGGAGCTGACGAGGCGCGAGACGAGCTCTTCTCCCTCCACAAGTATCTCGAAGAGCACTCCGTGACCGCCACGGTGGCGGTGCAGCAAAAGCAAGTCGGCTCCCTCATTGGCCAGGGGGGCGCAGCTCTGGATGAGCTGCGACAACTCACGGGAGCCAGGATCGACGTGCCCCAGGATCGCGATACCGAGATTGTCGAGATCCTCATCAAGGGAACCTCGTCTCAGGTGGCCCAAGCGCGGAAAATTCTGGAGGAGAAACGAGCTGTCTTTGACGACACCGTCACGCAAAGCATCGACGTTGATAAGAAGCATCATAAGGCCCTCATCGGCTCGGGTG GCTCGACCCTACGAGAGATCGTGGTCGGCGCTGGCGGCTCCGATGACCGCCGGAGCCTGGCGCGGACGATCCAGTTTCCTAAGCAGGATGCGGATGGAAACACGGTCAAGATTGAAGGTCGGACCGATGTTGTGCAAAAGATTGTCAAGCGAATCCAGGAGATTGTCACCGAGCGCGAGAGTCAGGTGACGGAGACCATTGAGGTACCCGTCGACAATCACCGGTCTCTCATTGGCCGCGGTGGCGATGTCAAGCGCCAGATCGAGGCCCAATTTTCCGTCACCGTGGACGTTCCCCGACAGGGTGAGGGCAAGACCGGCGTCAAGGTGACGGGTCGGCCCGAGAAcgtggccaaggccaaggagcacatcgccggcatcatcAAGCAGCAGAAGGGCGAGACAATCCAGCTGCCGCGCAGTGTCCACCATGTTGTGTCGAACAACGGTCAGCTCTTCCGCCAGCTTCGGAACAACTACCAGGTGACGGTGGACCACGCAGGTCAGCAGACTCCACGCAAGCCtgagtcgtcgacgagggcaatCAACGAGACTTTGCCGCTCAtcacggacgacgacgacgctgccgcgGACGCGCATTCCTGGAAGGTGGTCAAGACGGCGTCTGCCGAAGAGGGTGACATCCCGTGGGTGTTGAGAGGCACGCCCGAGAATGTGGCCAAGGCGAAGGAGATGATTCAGAAGGCGCTCGAGCAGGCGCAGAACAACGACTCGACCGGGTACCTTGTCCTTCCGGATCCCAAGACGTACCGCTTTGTCATTGGTCCCAGCGGCTCCAAGGTCAATTCGATTCGACAGCAGAGCGGCTGCCGGATTCAAGTGCCCCGGGACCAGGCCAGGGATGAGGCGATTGAAATTTTCGGAAGCCAGGATGGCGTTAACCAGGCCAAGGACCTGATCCTCGAAGCCATCAGGGAGGCCCTCAGCAAGCCAAGAGAGTAG
- a CDS encoding menaquinone methyltransferase, producing MTPPDGEGVASTASISSDVHAQLMQYTACDVSDALLKLHVPGAGHIPDLHPYGAPAAHESIVVAPVSTILFAPKGDTLAEPPSNMPDGVHWADLTCSETIVIMKQPPGQTNAVCGGIMALRMKARRVAALIVAGRVRDLTELRATGLAISAYGTSTVGAGAATVPWALQVPLDINGVMVRPGDVALHDPVNGVVVIPRDKIPQVLELLPKLTTADDKVKEDVLKGVSVHEAFKRHRGA from the exons ATGACGCCCCCGGACGGCGAAGGCGTCGCATCCACGGCGTCCATCTCCAGCGATGTCCACGCCCAACTCATGCAGTACACGGCCTGCGATGTATCCGATGCGTTGCTCAAGCTCCACGTTCCCGGTGCAGGCCACATCCCCGACCTGCATCCCTACGGAGCGCCGGCCGCCCACGaatccatcgtcgtcgcccccgtCTCCACCATTCTCTTCGCACCAAAAGGCGACACCCTCGCCGAGCCGCCCTCCAAcatgcccgacggcgtccatTGGGCTGATCTGACGTGCTCCGAAaccatcgtcatcatgaAGCAACCGCCCGGCCAAACCAATGCCGTCTGTGGTGGCATCATGGCCCTGCGCATGAAGGCCCGCCGCGTTGCCGCACTCATCGTCGCCGGTCGCGTCAGGGATCTAACCGAGCTGCGGGCCACCGGACTTGCC ATTTCCGCCTACGGCACCTCgaccgtcggtgccggcgccgccaccgtTCCTTGGGCCCTGCAGGTCCCCCTCGACATCAACGGCGTCATGGTGCGGCCCGGTGATGTCGCTCTTCACGATCCTGTCAACggtgtcgtcgtcatcccgAGGGACAAGATTCCTCAGGtgctcgagctgctgccGAAGCTCACGACAGCCGAcgacaaggtcaaggaggaTGTGCTCAAGGGTGTATCCGTCCATGAGGCATTCAAGCGGCACAGAGGGGCGTGA
- a CDS encoding d-3-phosphoglycerate dehydrogenase, whose protein sequence is MTPSATQAVSGGAEAHRPRILVPEKISEDGLALLTPHFDVDVKLALSPDELTQIIPGYHGLIVRSETKVTSEVLRAGRKLGVVARAGVGVDNIDVAAATNEGIIVINSPSGNIRAAAEHTVALLLATARNVGRADGSVKAGRWDRGKLVGVEVGRKVLGIVGLGKVGLNVARMAKGLGMHVLAVDPFASADMARQAGVELMVELKDLLATVDFLTIHTPLLATTMDLIGEAQFRMMKKTAYVLNVARGGVYNEAALLDALDAGTIAGAGLDVFTSEPPAEGSTAARLARHPKVTATPHLGASTVEAQENVSMDVCTQMLEILRGGLPTSAVNVPIILPEEYRKLQPSVQLVEKMGRLYTQHFVRAKGGMVGGHRFELIYRGELAGMPNTKPLYAALVKGLVASFSDSNVNIVNATVIAREKGIVINETHARESQDMTYSNLVTLRSVADAKTGTSEQIIEGYASDKRVYISKLDRFNATFQPDGTLIILHNYDKPGKIGGVGMVLGSHGINIRFMQVASLGRECLQDHDGRAQQDEEALMILGVDGDVDDVVLDGLRASDGVLDVSLVNL, encoded by the coding sequence ATGACGCCGTCCGCCACGCAAGCCGTGTCCGGCGGGGCAGAAGCCCATCGTCCTCGCATCCTCGTGCCCGAGAAGATATCCGAGGatggcctcgccctcctgaCGCCTCacttcgacgtcgacgtcaagtTGGCCCTCTCGCCCGATGAGCTGACGCAAATCATCCCCGGCTATCACGGCCTCATAGTCAGGTCGGAGACCAAGGTGACGTCCGAGGTGCTGCGAGCGGGCCGgaagctcggcgtcgtcgcccgcgccggcgtcggcgtcgacaacatcgacgtggccgccgccaccaacgagggcatcatcgtcatcaacTCGCCGTCCGGCAACATCCGagccgcggccgagcacaCGGTGGCCCTCCTTCTCGCCACGGCCCGCAACGTCggccgcgccgacggcagcgtcaAGGCTGGCCGCTGGGACCGCGGCAagcttgtcggcgtcgaggtcggtaGAAAGGttctcggcatcgtcggtctCGGCAAGGTCGGCTTGAACGTCGCCCGCATGGCCAAGGGCCTCGGCATGCAcgtcctggccgtcgaccCCTTCGCGAGCGCCGACATGGCACGccaggccggcgtcgagctgatGGTGGAGCTCAAGGACCTGCTTGCCACGGTGGACTTCCTCACCATCCACACGCCCCTGCTGGCCACGACCATGGACCTCATCGGCGAGGCCCAGTTCCGGATGATGAAGAAGACGGCCTACGTGCTCAACGTcgcccgcggcggcgtctACAACGAGGCCGCcctgctcgacgccctcgacgccggcaccatcgccggcgccggcctcgacgtcttcacgtcggagccgccggccgagggctcgacggcggcgcgccTCGCGCGCCACCCCAAGGTCACGGCCACGCCCCATCTCGGCGCCTCGACGGTCGAGGCGCAGGAAAACGTCTCCATGGACGTCTGCACCCAGATGCTCGAGATCCTGCGCGGCGGCCTTCCGACGAGCGCCGTCAACGTGCCCATCATCCTGCCGGAAGAGTACCGGAAGCTGCAGCCGTCggtgcagctcgtcgagaagaTGGGCCGCCTGTACACGCAGCACTTCGTGAGGGCCAAGGGCGGCATGGTCGGCGGCCACCGCTTCGAGCTCATCTACCGaggcgagctcgccggcaTGCCCAACACGAAGCCGCTGTACGCGGCACTCGTCAAGGGGCTGGTGGCCTCCTTTAGCGATTCCAACGTCAACATCGTCAACGCGACGGTGATTGCGCGGGAGAAGGGCATCGTCATCAACGAGACGCACGCGCGCGAGTCGCAGGACATGACCTACTCGAACCTCGTCACCCTtcgctccgtcgccgacgccaagaCGGGCACGTCCGAGCAGATCATCGAAGGCTACGCCTCGGACAAGAGGGTCTACATCTCCAAGCTCGACCGCTTCAACGCCACCTTCCAACCCGACGGCACGCTGATCATACTGCACAACTACGACAAGCCGGGCAAGATCGGAGGCGTCGGCATGGTGCTCGGCTCCCACGGCATCAACATACGCTTCATGCAGGTCGCCAGCTTGGGGCGGGAGTGTCTCCAGgaccacgacggccgcgccCAGCAAGACGAGGAAGCGCTCATGATcttgggcgtcgacggggacgtcgacgacgtcgtccttGACGGCTTGAGGGCATCCGACGGTGTTCTCGACGTGAGCCTGGTCAACCTGTGA